The genomic window CGCAGGATTAGAAAAAGTAGAAACCAACGGCAAAATGCAGGAAATGATCCGTTTGGTTTATGCCGATAACGATTTGCTTTATGTAAACATCAACTCCCTAAATCGCATTGCGAAATACAGCGGCAAAGATGGCACACCGCCCAAAATGAACAAGCTTGGGACGGAAGCTTGGGACAAGCTAAAAAAAGCACTAAAAAAAGTTAAAGACATAGCCCGCGACTTGATTAAGCTTTATGCCATGCGTAAGGCGCAAGTGGGAACAGCTTTTGCTCCCGATAGCTATTTAGATACCGAGCTGGAAGCTTCTTTTATTTACGAAGACACGCCAGATCAAATGAAAGCCACTACCGACGTAAAACGTGACATGGAAGCGCCACATCCGATGGATCGCTTGGTTTGCGGCGATGTGGGCTTTGGTAAAACGGAAGTGGCCTTACGTGCAGCTTTTAAAGCAGTTGCCAATGGCAAACAAGTGGCAGTATTGGTTCCTACTACCATTTTGGCGCTACAACATTTCAAAACTTTTTCTTCTAGATTGAAGGATTTTCCTTGTACAGTAGATTACATCAATCGTTTTAAAACCAGCAAGCAAATCAAAGAAAGTTTAGAAAAATTGGCGCAAGGTAAAATCGATATCATCATCGGTACGCATCGCTTATTAAGCAAGGATGTGAAGTTTAAAGATTTAGGCTTAATGGTGATTGACGAAGAGCAGAAATTTGGAGTTGCAGCTAAAGAAAAATTACGTGCTTTGCGTGTAAGTATTGATACTTTAACACTAACAGCAACGCCAATTCCTCGAACTTTACATTTCTCTTTAATGGGCGCTAGGGATTTGTCGATCATTAACACACCTCCTCCAAACCGGCAACCAGTAACCACCGAGTTGCATGTATTTAACGATAAGCTTTTGCAAGAAGCAGTTCAGTTTGAATTAGACAGGGGTGGTCAGGTTTTCTTTGTGCATAACCGTGTACAAGACTTAAAACAATTAGCAGGGCTGATACAGGCCTTAGTGCCTAAAGCACGCATTGGCATTGCCCACGGACAGCTGGAAGGAGATGCTTTAGAGGATGTGATGCTGGACTTCATTAACGGAGAAACCGATGTTTTGGTAGCAACCACCATCATTGAAACTGGTTTGGATGTACCCAATGCCAACACCATTATCATTAACCATGCGCACATGTTTGGCTTAAGCGATTTACACCAAATGCGTGGCCGCGTAGGGCGCTCTAATAAAAAGGCTTTTTGTTATTTACTGAGTTTGCCTTTATCTACCCTAACCGATGAGGCCCGTAAACGTTTAAGCGCCATAGAAGAGTTTTCTGATTTAGGCAGCGGTTTCAACATCGCTATGCGTGATTTGGATATACGTGGTAGTGGAAACCTTTTAGGTGGCGAACAAAGTGGATTTATTGCCGAAATTGGCTTTGAAATGTACAATAAGATTTTGGATGAAGCCATACAGGAACTGAAAGATGATGAGTTTAAGGACTTGTTTAAAGACCAACCCGAACGCCCTTATGTGAGTTTTACGCAGGTAGATACCGATGTGGAAATGCACATTCCGGATAGCTATGTGACTAACATTACCGAGCGCTATAATTTATACACAGAGATTTCTAAGCTAGAAACCGAACAACAAATTACTGTTTTCGAAAAACGCATGAAAGACCGCTTTGGCCCAGTACCTCCACAAGTGTTAGCCATGCTCAAAGTAGTTCGCCTACAATGGATTGCTAAAAAATTGGGATTTGAAAAAGTAAGCTACAAGAAGAATGTACTGAGAGGTTATTTTGTGAGCGATAAGCAGTCAAAATTTTTCGATTCGGAAACGTTTAACCGTGTGCTGGCTTTTGCGCAGTTACACCCACGTTTGTGTAATTTAAAAGAGGTAAAAGATAGTTTGCGTATTTCTTTCGATAATATTGGGAATATAGACGAGGCGGTAGAAATGTTGGAAATGATATAACCCCCTAGCCCCCTAAAGGGGGAACTTATGGCTTATTACAAATAAACAGCCTGCATTAAAAATCCCCTTTAGGGGATTTAGGGGTTATATCTGTTGCCTCGCCTTTATCGCCAAATATCTATTTACCACATTAACGGTTAAATTTTGCGGAGCTGTAAGCAAGCTCAAAATTCCATGTTTAGTCAATTCTTTAACCATTAAACGTTTTTCGTAGGCAAATTTCTCGGCAATGGTTTTAATGTAAATACCTTCTACGTCTTTTGCATCATCGGTACTTAGGGTTCTTAACGTAGTATTCTCAAAAAAACGACCAATAACAAATGGTATTTGGCAATACGCTTTAAATAAGGCAACTGGCGTTCTAACGCCGACATGCTTTCGAAGTTGGTAAAGAAAACCACCAAACTACGTTGCTTTAGCGCCGAACGTAAACTCACAAAAAGCGCTTCCATATCGGTTTCGAGGTAGCCGGTTTTTTCTTTGTAGAGTACTTCCATTATCTTATTGAGCTGCATGGGCCTGCGGTCTGCCAGCACCACATTCTTAGTTTTTTCGGCAATGGTAATCAGCCCCGCTTTATCTTGCTTAATTAAAGCTACGCTTGATAAAATTAAACTGGCGTTGATGGCATAATCTAACAAACTCATCCCCTCAAAAGGCATTTTCATTGCCCTCGATTTATCTATCACACAATAGATATGCTGCGAACGCTCTTCGGTGTAGGTGTTTACCATCAAATCAGACCTGCGAGCAGTAGCTTTCCAGTTGATGGTTCTAAAATCATCGCCAGCTACGTAGTTTTTCACTTGGTCGAACTCCATGCTATGGCCAACCCTTCTGATTTTTTTAATGCCAACATCTATTAAGCGGTTAGAAATTGCCATTAGCTCATACTCTCTCAATTTCAGAAACGAGGGGTACACAGGCACCATTCCTGCACCAGCGATATTAAATCTTCTGCTTACTAAACCCAAAGGAGATTTCACAAATAACCGGGTAAAACCGAAATCGTATTCTCCACGTTTAGTTGGCCTTAAAAAGTAATTGATGATTTTTTGCTCCTGCGATTTCAGTGTAATGTTAAACCACAAATCACGTTTTTGAAACTGAAACGGAATTTCATCGATGATCCCCACTGAAACCTCGAAAGGATAAAAGTTCTCCAAATAGATTTTCAGTTCATTGTCGTCGCCATTGCTTAAACGTTCGGGCACATCTCTTCGTAGAAACACGGCTTTTTTAGACGAATGAAGAAGGTAAACATCTGTTAAAACCAACAAAACAAACACCCCAAAGGCGATGTACGGGATATCGCCTAAAATGGGTAAAAAAAAGGCAAAAAGAAACAAGGCCGAGCAAATGCCCAGAGCTATGAAAAGTCTGTTTTCGAGAAACAGGTTGGTATAGAATTTTCTAAATAGTTTTTTCATTTATTTCATTTTCCCGTCATTGCGAGGCACGAAGCAATCTTAAAGCGTGACTAAATAACTAACTTTAGTTGTCAGATTGCTTCGTGCCTCGCAATGACGAGAGAGCCTACCTCGGCACCTCTATTTTCTTAATAATTTGTGAAATAATATCCGAAGTTGTTAACCCTTCCATTTCTTTTTCTGGACTTAGCATCACTCTGTGCGCCAACACCGGCGTAGCTACTTTAATGATATCGTCTGGTGTTACGAAATCTCTACCTGCCATTGCTGCAATTGCCTTTGCACTATTCACTAAAGCTAAAGAAGCTCTTGGCGAGGCACCCAAATACAAAGCTTTGTTTTGGCGAGTTTCGTGAACAATTTGTGCGACATAGGCCAACAATTTTGGTTCTACAAATAACGCTTTTATGGTAGCCCTTAATGCTATAATTTGTGCGACATCTAATATTGGCTTAATTTCTTCTAA from Pedobacter sp. SL55 includes these protein-coding regions:
- the mfd gene encoding transcription-repair coupling factor, producing the protein MNVRDLINRFKTDPRVLAIAKSLNNSKSKTQIKGLVGSSDAVIALTTYFLQHKPQLFVLPNREEAAYFSSDLESILGKEILLFPSSFRKPFEFTQVDTANVLARAEVLNELNHQSEYGQIVVTYPEALAEKVIDRSVLEKNTLEINVGASLGIDFINEFLFEYDFERSEFVYEPGQFSIRGGIVDIFSFSHDLPYRIEFFGDEVESIRTFEIESQLSVDDVKNLTIVPNVQAKFLTENNISLLDYIEKDTQLWFKDVAFTLDIVKSGYKKANELWKALSAAEKQANPNWLDPKFAFTDEKMLGDLFHDFTLVEFGKQFFYQTDDVINFDTKPQPSFNKDFNLLIHNFKENEKQGINNFIFSNSAKQIERLYAILDDIDKTVKFIPIHVPLREGFVDATQKVAFYTDHQIFDRFYKYQLKKGYQRSQAITLKELRDLKPGDFVTHIDHGIGKYAGLEKVETNGKMQEMIRLVYADNDLLYVNINSLNRIAKYSGKDGTPPKMNKLGTEAWDKLKKALKKVKDIARDLIKLYAMRKAQVGTAFAPDSYLDTELEASFIYEDTPDQMKATTDVKRDMEAPHPMDRLVCGDVGFGKTEVALRAAFKAVANGKQVAVLVPTTILALQHFKTFSSRLKDFPCTVDYINRFKTSKQIKESLEKLAQGKIDIIIGTHRLLSKDVKFKDLGLMVIDEEQKFGVAAKEKLRALRVSIDTLTLTATPIPRTLHFSLMGARDLSIINTPPPNRQPVTTELHVFNDKLLQEAVQFELDRGGQVFFVHNRVQDLKQLAGLIQALVPKARIGIAHGQLEGDALEDVMLDFINGETDVLVATTIIETGLDVPNANTIIINHAHMFGLSDLHQMRGRVGRSNKKAFCYLLSLPLSTLTDEARKRLSAIEEFSDLGSGFNIAMRDLDIRGSGNLLGGEQSGFIAEIGFEMYNKILDEAIQELKDDEFKDLFKDQPERPYVSFTQVDTDVEMHIPDSYVTNITERYNLYTEISKLETEQQITVFEKRMKDRFGPVPPQVLAMLKVVRLQWIAKKLGFEKVSYKKNVLRGYFVSDKQSKFFDSETFNRVLAFAQLHPRLCNLKEVKDSLRISFDNIGNIDEAVEMLEMI
- a CDS encoding DUF58 domain-containing protein, producing the protein MKKLFRKFYTNLFLENRLFIALGICSALFLFAFFLPILGDIPYIAFGVFVLLVLTDVYLLHSSKKAVFLRRDVPERLSNGDDNELKIYLENFYPFEVSVGIIDEIPFQFQKRDLWFNITLKSQEQKIINYFLRPTKRGEYDFGFTRLFVKSPLGLVSRRFNIAGAGMVPVYPSFLKLREYELMAISNRLIDVGIKKIRRVGHSMEFDQVKNYVAGDDFRTINWKATARRSDLMVNTYTEERSQHIYCVIDKSRAMKMPFEGMSLLDYAINASLILSSVALIKQDKAGLITIAEKTKNVVLADRRPMQLNKIMEVLYKEKTGYLETDMEALFVSLRSALKQRSLVVFFTNFESMSALERQLPYLKRIAKYHLLLVVFLRILR